The Dethiosulfovibrio peptidovorans DSM 11002 nucleotide sequence AGCTCTGGCGATGGCCACCGTAGTTCGTTCATATTTTAGGGATAGAGGCGAGGAGGATCGTAGAGACGAGGTGATAACCACTTTTTTCTCCCATCCCGCCGACGCGGCCGTTCCGATAGTGAAGGGGTTTAAGGTGGTCGTCCTTCCGCCCGATAAGGACGGTTTGCCCGATTTCGAAGCCTTTAAGGCCGCTTTATCCGATCGTACTGCCGCTATATTTTTCACCAATCCCGAGGACACCGGTATATTCAACGGTCGTATAAAGGATTTCACCGGTTTGGCCAGGAAATTCGGTGCTCTATGTTGCTATGACCAGGCCAATGCCAACGGATTGCTCGGTATCGCTCGGGCGAAAGAGGCCGATTTTGATCTCTCATTTTTCAATCTTCATAAGACTTTCTCATCCCCTCACGGATGTGGAGGTCCTGCAACAGGTCTGGTCGCTGCTAGGCAGTTCCTAGGGACTTACCTGCCCGCCCCTCTGGTCGTTAAAAAAGGAGACCGTTTTTCGCTGGACTGGGATATGCCTAAAAGCTGTGGGAAGATAAAGGCGTTTTACGGCACTCTTCCGGTTATCGTCAGGGCTTATGCCTGGATTATGAGCCTAGGAGCCGAAGGTCTGAACGAGGCCTCCAGGGTAGCCATTCTCAACAATAACTATGTTATGAAAAAGCTTCTCTCCATAAAGGGCTGTTCCATCTCCTTTCCCGATCATGCTCCGAGAATAGAACAAGCGAGGTACAGCTGGAGAAAACTCAAAGAGGACACGGGGTTCGGCACCGAGGACGTTCAGCGTCGTATAGCTGACTTCGGAACCCATTACTGGTCCAGTCACGAACCCTGGGTTATCCCCGAACCCTTTACAGTCGAACCGAGCGAGTCCTATTCAAAGGCCGATCTCGACGAGTTCTGTGCCATATTGGAACGGATCTCCCAAGAGTGTTACGACGATCCCGATACTATACGACATGCTCCGCATAATAGCACCATACACCACGTGGATCACGACGTTTTGGACGATCCCGATCTTTGGGCCATAACCTGGAGATCCTACAAAAAGAAATACGACGGCTATTTTGAGAGAAGGAAAGATTGATTCTCGGCCTTTGGACGTGGGTTTCGGTTCACGTCCAAAGGCCGTTCTTCTTTAGAAAAGAGGAGTGATGCTTTGAAAACCGTCGGTTTTATAGTCAACCCCGTCGCAGGAATGGGAGGGGCGGTGGGACTAAAGGGAACCGATGGCCCGGAGATCCTGGAGCGGGCCATCGCTTTGGGTGCTGTCCCTAAGGCGAAGGAAAGGGCGATCTCAGTCCTGAGAGGATTGATAGATCTCAATGGGGTTCGATGGATAACCTGTCCCGGTCCTATGGGTGAGGAGGCGTTTCTGTCTTTAGGCATGGATTTTGAGGTGTTAGGCGGCGATTTCGCAATTCCCACGACCGGTCGAGATACCGCTTTCGCGATCGAAAAAATGATCGAGATGAACGTGGATCTTCTGAGTTTTGTCGGAGGGGACGGTACAGCCAGAGACGTAGCGTCCGTAATTGGAGATCGAATACCGGTCGTAGGGATTCCCGGCGGGGTTAAGTTGCACTCCGCGGTTTTCGCGAAGACTCCGCTGAAAGCGGGGGAAATACTCGAGAGATATATCAGGGGGAGGATAGACGACTTTCGTCTTGCCGAGGTGATGGACATAGATGAAAAAGCGTTCAGAGATGGGAGACTGTCCGCCAGCCTTTACGGATATATGAGAGTCCCGGTATCACCGGAGGGCATGCAGTCTAAGAAGTCGGGAAGACACAGAGAGTCGTCGTCCTTCCGATTGAAGGAACTAGCCTGTTACGTCGCTTCTTCCATGGATGAAGACGTCATATATCTACTTGGGTCGGGGTCCACCGTTAAGGGGCTTTCAGACTATCTCGGTATCGACGGAACCTTGCTCGGCGTCGATGCCGTCATAGGAGGAAGGATGATCGGCAAGGATATGACCGAGGAAGAGATAAGGAAAGCGATCGAAGCTACCTCCCTCAGGGTAGCCATGATTCTCTCTCCAATAGGAGGTCAGGGATTTCTGTTGGGAAGAGGAAACCAACAGCTTAGTCCCGATATCGTTCGTTCCGTAGGAAAGGAGGGGATATCGGTTATAGCAACCCCTGAAAAAATGGAGGCACTTTTCGGAAAACCTCTGCTGGTAGATACGGGGGACCGAGAGCTGGACGAAGATCTGAAGGGATTTGTGTCGGTTATAGTCGGAGACAGCAGAGAGCTTATATGGCCTTTGGAATGATGGTTGAATGTGAACTTGGTTGGGAGGTATTTAAGGATGGAATCTGTCGGATACGGATTATGGGCGGTATTGCCGCCTTTGGTCGCCATAATACTGTGTTTCAGGACCAAGATGGTCCTTCCGTCGCTTTTTGCCGGGCTTTTTACCGGAGCGGTTATAGTATCGCACGGTAATGTCCTCGCAGGTATCGGATACTCTCTTGAGACGATCGTCGATAACATGGTGGATCCATGGAACGCGAGATTGCTGCTTTTTACTTTTTTCATGGGAGTAGGGATATCCTTCATATGGAGGCTGGGAGGCAGCTTTGCATTGGCGGATCAGGCCAAGAAGAGGATAAAGACCAGAAGATCGGTCTGTCTCGGTACCTGGCTTTTGGGAATGGGCACATCCATCAACGATTGTCTGGTCGCCGCCGTCGATGGCAACGTCTTCAGGGATATCTGCAAGGAGTACAGGGTCTCTTCCGAGAAATTTTCATACGTTCTAGATTCCACAGCCGCTCCGGCCGCCGCTCTCTTCATATCCGATTGGGTTGCCTACCAGATAGGGATGATTCAACAGGGATTGGATATCGCCGGAATAACTACCATAAAACCTGTGGAGGCTTACGTTAAGACCATTCCGTTCAACCTCTATTCCATATTTACGTTGTTTTTCGTTGGAGTTCTTATGTATACGGGCAAGGACTATGGACCGATGTTAAAGGCGGAGATGAGGGCTATCTCTACGGGTAAGTTCAACCGGGATGGAGCCGTACCGATGTTGGACGTAGGGTCTGAGCTGGGAGAACCTATAAAGACCAACCCGATGATTATAACATTCGTACTGCCCCTTGTAGCGGCTTTCGTGGTTATTCTAGCGGGGCTTTACTGGACCGGAAGGAGCGGAACCTCTCTTATGGGGGTTTTGGAGAATTCGGATGCGTCGATAGCCTTGCTTTGGGGAGCCTTTGCTATGGCGGCGACGGGGGTAGCACTGGCTCTTACGACGAGAATAATGGACTTCAAGGACGCTATGGATACCTTCGTAGATGGTTTTAAACTGATGGTCTTGACCGCCTCCATATTGGTGATGGCATGGTCCCTTGGTGCGATAACGAAGGAGATGGGGTTGGCTCAATTCATAATAGAAAAAATCGGAATGGAGTTACCCTTCGTGGTGCTTCCAGTGATTATCTTCTTGCTCTCTATATTAATAGCTTTTGCCACCGGGACATCTTGGGGAACCATGGCCATCATGACTCCCTTGGCTATTCCCCTCGCTTACAACATAACGGGGGATCCCTCGACATCGTCCGCCATTGCCGGTGTGGTTCTGTCCGGTGCTATATTCGGAGATCACTGTTCACCGATATCCGATACAACCGTGATGTCTTCTATCTTTTCCGGAGCCGATCATATAGATCATGTAGCCACCCAGTTACCCTACGCCATTACCGTAGCTGTGGTGGTGTTGTCCATGTACATCTTATACGGGGCTTTCAGGATCTCTCCTGCGGTTTTAATACCTATAGGCATGGTCTTGCTATTGTTGCTGCAGAAACTCCTTCACGTGGGGTACTTGAGAGGTTTGAGAATGAGTGAATCTTAGGATAACGATTTAAAACAAAAAGGCCCTCCATTTTTCATGGAAGGCCTTTAACTTTTGGCAGTCCCTAGGGGGTTCGAACCCCTGTTACCGGGCTGAGAACCCGGCGTCCTAGACCACTAGACGAAGGGACCATTTGGCTGGGGAACAGGGATTCGAACCCCGATTACCTGATCCAGAGTCAGGCGTCCTGCCGTTGGACGATTCCCCAATGGTCGACCGAGCTTCAGCCCGGTGCGAGAGGTATAATACCATGGAGGTTGGATGTTCGCAACCCCGGAATAAATATCAAAATAGTCTCTTTTTTGGACGTACTTCTCCTCTTTTACGAAAGCGGCTGTATGGCTATAATGTCAAAAGAGGAACGAAGTATTTGGAACGTCTATTTCAGCGTACCTCTAAAAACAAAAGTTCTCAGTGAGGTTGTCCCGATGGATCTCGAATGGGAGGATCTCACGGAGGAAGAGGTCTTAGAGGTTCCGCCTAGACGTTATCGTGTTATCTTGAGGAGTGATAGTGTTATGGTATCTAACGAGAGTTCTTTTCTCGACAGACGTCCTCTAAACGTCAGAGCTAGATGGGGTTCCGAGGACGTGGCATTGGTCAGCGGACGGGATGTTTTCGGAGCTATGAAATACAAAGGAGCAATTGCCTTGGCTGCGAACGCCAGACATCCCCTTACCGTAAAAGGTATTCTGAAAGCGGCAAAAAAACTTGACGCCGCGGTTGTGATAGAGATAGCGAAATCGGAGACCAACTATTGTGGAAGTAATTTCGATACTCTGCCGGAGGCTGCCGTTCGATATTCGTCCGAAATCGGTCACGGAGCTGTCTTTGCCCTTCACGTGGATCACTACGGTATAAAGGGTTACGACGACGTGATCAAGGCGGTCTCCGATTTAGGTAGGATAGTCAGAAATGGTTGGACCTCCGTCGCCATAGACGCCTCCCATCTTCCCGATTGGGAGAACCTTTGTGCTACCAGAGATGTCGCTATGCACGTGCCCCCTTATTTCGGTCTGGAGGTAGAGGTGGGCGAGATAAAAGGAGCCGGGGAACTTTCAACGGTCGAGGAGGCTCTGTACTTCGTAGGCGGATTGAATTCCTGGAGTATCTTTCCTGATCTTTTGGCCATCTCGAACGGGAGTTTGCACGGTACCTACGATGCCTCGAAGGGGCAGGCGGAGGGGATTGATCTCAAGAGGACGAAGGAAATCGCCGAAGCCATTGCTCCCTACGGTGTATCCATAGCTCAACACGGCATATCCGGTACCGCCATAGACAAGTGTGCTGAATTCTCAAAATACGGCATAAACAAGGGCAACGTGGCGACCTTATTCCAAAATGTGCTGTTCGGAATCAAGATGGACCAGGAGACCGGTAATGCCGTAATAGAAGGGGATAGCTACGTAAAAGAGCCGGATCGAGGGATACCGATGGATCTATGGAATGATCTGGTCTCTTGGTGTGACGATCAGGGCTATAGCCGTAAGGACGGTAACTATAAAAAAGCCAATCTTCCTTTCTGGGAGCGAATAGAGTCTCTTCCTTCGGAGCGTCTCGACATGATAGTCGAGGAGACCCAGTGGTGGGCCGAGAGGTTCATAAAGGCCTTCAACGCGGAGGGAACCGCCGAAATAGTCAAGGAAAGGATGTCTTCCAGGGAAAACTGGAATCCGTTCCCCGACACTAAAGTCCAAGCCTCTCGAGGGGATTTTGGTGCGGACAAAGCTCCCAACGCAGCTAAGAAAGACGGCGAGGATTACTCCGACTAGAACATTTTGCCCAGAGGCCTCCTATTATGGAGGCCTTTACTATATAATTTCAAGGCCGATGTTCGATTTTAAAGGGGGCCTGGAAAATGCAGGATAGATCTATTCGCTTGGAGGATCACTTTCTGGATGTTCTGTCAGTGGAGATAGCCAACTATGAGAGGATAAGCCATCTACTTGACGATATGGAAGAAGCTCGTCTGGTCATAGATCCTGTCGTGGTGGACATCAGAAAACTGACATCCAGTTATATCAGACGCAATAGGGTGCCTTCTGGAGGGGGAACTCCGTTCGTAGTCTACTGTAGAATTCGCGGAGGAGGGGCTGCGAAAGAAGCCCTGGTAGAGGATTCCATAAGCAGATGGTACGGAGAGGAGATAATATTACGGGCGACGAAGAAAATCGTCGACAGGGGTTTTTTCTCTCGTTATCAGGTGGAAGATGCTGTGGGAAGAATCGGCTCCATGGGGTGGGTCCCTGCTGATTCCGACGAGGACGGTCGTAGATGAGTCTATCCAAAACGGTTCTGGCGGTGCTGTTGCTTTCTTTATTTTCGGTATTTTCGTTTTCCTCCACTGGTCTTGCCAAGGTGAAGCTTACAGCCGACAACATGACTTTTGACACAGCTACGGGGCTTTTGGTCGGAGTGGGAAATGTCACGTTGATAAGGGAGGAACTCAAGGTTTTCTCCGACCGTTGCGAGGGCAGCTACAGGGAAAATACCGCCAGGATGTGGCAGAACGTTAGGGCCGAGGGAACCTGGAGTGGCGAGAATCTTTCGTTTCACTGCCAGGAACTTAGCGCGTCCTTCTCCAAACCGGAGAAAATATCCATGGTTGGCTCCGTCGACGGTCGTTTCGGAAGCCGTTCTTTGAGATGTTACGACGTTGAGATGATCGGAAATCGTTTTATAGCGACTAAGGTCACTCGTTTTAAGGACGACGACGAAGGCCTTTCCCTGTCCTGCGATAGGGTAAAAGGGGCGATCGGCGAAGGTATGCTTCTAGAGTTCGAGGCCGAGGGATCCGTTGAGATGGAGATAAAACACGCAAAAGACGGGACTGTGACGAGAATCTCCGGTGGTAAAGCGCTATACTCCAAGGATAGAGGATCGATCGTTATGAGCGGAGGAGCGGTGGCGGTACAGAGGGGTAGAAAGATAACCGCCAAAAACGTGGTCTTTTATCCGGCTACAAGCAAGATAGAGGCGAAGGGCAACCCCAAGATAACCTTCGACGTGGAATGAGGTTGTGTTAACTATGACATCCCGAAATGGAGTTACTCTTTCTGCAGAGGGGTTGACGAAGAGTTACAGAAAACGGACTGTAGTTTCAGGGGTCGACCTGAAGATTCCTATGGGAAAGATCACCGGACTCTTGGGGCCTAACGGAGCTGGTAAAACCACCAGTTTTTACATGATAGTAGGGTTGATAAGACCCGACAGAGGTCGCGTCCTACTGGGAGACAGGGAGATAACCGGCCTTCCTGTCTATAGGAGAGCCCGTATCGGAATAGGCTATCTGCCTCAGGAGAGCTCGGTATTTCGAAGTCTGACTGTTAGAGAAAATTTAGACCTTGTGTTGGAGGAGAGACACGTCGCTAAAGCGGAGAGACGGGAGATCGCAGATCGTCTGATAGAAGATTTGGGGCTTCAGAGACTGGTGGACGTGTCGGGATACGCCTTGAGCGGTGGAGAGCGACGACGGCTCGAGATAGCTCGCTGCCTGGCTATAATGCCGGATTTTATCTTCTTGGACGAACCCTTCAGCGGGATAGATCCGATAGCGGTCTACGATATACAGCAGATAATTCTGGGGCTCAGGGAAAAAGGATACGGAATAATGATAACCGATCATAACGTCAGGGATACCCTGGCCATAACCGATAAGACCTATCTAATCCACAGAGGAGAGATAGTCATAGAGGGCAACCCTGATGAGGTAGCCAGGAGCGAGGTGGCCAGGAAGTTCTATCTCGGAGAGAGGTTTACCTGGTGATTTTTTAATCAAAGAGGTGCTATTTCGTCGGTCCCTTCTCTTCTAAGGATTCTCTCTACCTTTTCTGCTGCAGAGGCCACCTTGACGCTGAGGGGAGCTCCTAGAACGACTCTATCTGGCTGTATCCCGATTACGAACGTCTCCAGATCGAACTGGTTCAACATCAGGTTCAGGGGCATATCGTGATTTGTGAAAGAGACATCCGATATTCGCTCTATCGAAAAACGCCTGAAATCCCCGGGGATGAGCCCCATGTCGGAGGCGTCCACCAGGATCAACTTTTCTGGCCTCTCTCTCTTTATGGCATATACATAATTTCCGGGTACGGTATAACATGTGTATACCACCGTGTCGGCAGGAGGGGTTCTTTTTAATCTGTCGGAT carries:
- the gcvPB gene encoding aminomethyl-transferring glycine dehydrogenase subunit GcvPB — protein: MNKTAMIRRFHQASWDEPIIFDLSEPGQRGVLVPEAGPKIEESVGDGLSAIPESMRRSDIPLLPEMGQPQVLRHFNHLAQENLGADYNVDIGQGTCTMKYSPKVNEIFATSSKIADLHPYQDESTVQGALEVMYRLGECFKEISGLDCFSLQPGGGSHGALAMATVVRSYFRDRGEEDRRDEVITTFFSHPADAAVPIVKGFKVVVLPPDKDGLPDFEAFKAALSDRTAAIFFTNPEDTGIFNGRIKDFTGLARKFGALCCYDQANANGLLGIARAKEADFDLSFFNLHKTFSSPHGCGGPATGLVAARQFLGTYLPAPLVVKKGDRFSLDWDMPKSCGKIKAFYGTLPVIVRAYAWIMSLGAEGLNEASRVAILNNNYVMKKLLSIKGCSISFPDHAPRIEQARYSWRKLKEDTGFGTEDVQRRIADFGTHYWSSHEPWVIPEPFTVEPSESYSKADLDEFCAILERISQECYDDPDTIRHAPHNSTIHHVDHDVLDDPDLWAITWRSYKKKYDGYFERRKD
- a CDS encoding ATP-NAD kinase family protein, with the protein product MKTVGFIVNPVAGMGGAVGLKGTDGPEILERAIALGAVPKAKERAISVLRGLIDLNGVRWITCPGPMGEEAFLSLGMDFEVLGGDFAIPTTGRDTAFAIEKMIEMNVDLLSFVGGDGTARDVASVIGDRIPVVGIPGGVKLHSAVFAKTPLKAGEILERYIRGRIDDFRLAEVMDIDEKAFRDGRLSASLYGYMRVPVSPEGMQSKKSGRHRESSSFRLKELACYVASSMDEDVIYLLGSGSTVKGLSDYLGIDGTLLGVDAVIGGRMIGKDMTEEEIRKAIEATSLRVAMILSPIGGQGFLLGRGNQQLSPDIVRSVGKEGISVIATPEKMEALFGKPLLVDTGDRELDEDLKGFVSVIVGDSRELIWPLE
- a CDS encoding Na+/H+ antiporter NhaC family protein, with amino-acid sequence MESVGYGLWAVLPPLVAIILCFRTKMVLPSLFAGLFTGAVIVSHGNVLAGIGYSLETIVDNMVDPWNARLLLFTFFMGVGISFIWRLGGSFALADQAKKRIKTRRSVCLGTWLLGMGTSINDCLVAAVDGNVFRDICKEYRVSSEKFSYVLDSTAAPAAALFISDWVAYQIGMIQQGLDIAGITTIKPVEAYVKTIPFNLYSIFTLFFVGVLMYTGKDYGPMLKAEMRAISTGKFNRDGAVPMLDVGSELGEPIKTNPMIITFVLPLVAAFVVILAGLYWTGRSGTSLMGVLENSDASIALLWGAFAMAATGVALALTTRIMDFKDAMDTFVDGFKLMVLTASILVMAWSLGAITKEMGLAQFIIEKIGMELPFVVLPVIIFLLSILIAFATGTSWGTMAIMTPLAIPLAYNITGDPSTSSAIAGVVLSGAIFGDHCSPISDTTVMSSIFSGADHIDHVATQLPYAITVAVVVLSMYILYGAFRISPAVLIPIGMVLLLLLQKLLHVGYLRGLRMSES
- a CDS encoding class II fructose-bisphosphate aldolase — protein: MVSNESSFLDRRPLNVRARWGSEDVALVSGRDVFGAMKYKGAIALAANARHPLTVKGILKAAKKLDAAVVIEIAKSETNYCGSNFDTLPEAAVRYSSEIGHGAVFALHVDHYGIKGYDDVIKAVSDLGRIVRNGWTSVAIDASHLPDWENLCATRDVAMHVPPYFGLEVEVGEIKGAGELSTVEEALYFVGGLNSWSIFPDLLAISNGSLHGTYDASKGQAEGIDLKRTKEIAEAIAPYGVSIAQHGISGTAIDKCAEFSKYGINKGNVATLFQNVLFGIKMDQETGNAVIEGDSYVKEPDRGIPMDLWNDLVSWCDDQGYSRKDGNYKKANLPFWERIESLPSERLDMIVEETQWWAERFIKAFNAEGTAEIVKERMSSRENWNPFPDTKVQASRGDFGADKAPNAAKKDGEDYSD
- a CDS encoding LptA/OstA family protein gives rise to the protein MSLSKTVLAVLLLSLFSVFSFSSTGLAKVKLTADNMTFDTATGLLVGVGNVTLIREELKVFSDRCEGSYRENTARMWQNVRAEGTWSGENLSFHCQELSASFSKPEKISMVGSVDGRFGSRSLRCYDVEMIGNRFIATKVTRFKDDDEGLSLSCDRVKGAIGEGMLLEFEAEGSVEMEIKHAKDGTVTRISGGKALYSKDRGSIVMSGGAVAVQRGRKITAKNVVFYPATSKIEAKGNPKITFDVE
- the lptB gene encoding LPS export ABC transporter ATP-binding protein, with amino-acid sequence MTSRNGVTLSAEGLTKSYRKRTVVSGVDLKIPMGKITGLLGPNGAGKTTSFYMIVGLIRPDRGRVLLGDREITGLPVYRRARIGIGYLPQESSVFRSLTVRENLDLVLEERHVAKAERREIADRLIEDLGLQRLVDVSGYALSGGERRRLEIARCLAIMPDFIFLDEPFSGIDPIAVYDIQQIILGLREKGYGIMITDHNVRDTLAITDKTYLIHRGEIVIEGNPDEVARSEVARKFYLGERFTW
- a CDS encoding hydrogenase maturation protease; this encodes MSKTMIWGLGNELYGDDAVGVIISDRLKRTPPADTVVYTCYTVPGNYVYAIKRERPEKLILVDASDMGLIPGDFRRFSIERISDVSFTNHDMPLNLMLNQFDLETFVIGIQPDRVVLGAPLSVKVASAAEKVERILRREGTDEIAPL